The genomic interval TCGATTTTGCTGATTTTGAGATGGCAGACCGCAAGGAATTACTACAGCAATTTCCGCAACACCAGTCAATTATTGAACTGCTTACCCATTAAGAATTTATAGTTAAGCCCGAAAAGAGAGTAAACCATTCAACAGAAGTTAATTCCACCTCATGATGAACCGAATCCTAATAAAGAAGTACCATCTCCCGAATTTAATTATGCTATTGCTTTCGGTGTGTATACTCTCATTTCCTGTACAGGCACAGCAAACCTCGCCCACAGAAGTTGATATTTGTATTTATGGAGGTACCGCCGCTGGAGTAATTGCTGCCTATACAGCCAGGAAAATGGGGAAAACCGTATTGCTCATTGAGCCTGGAAAAAACCTGGGCGGTATGAGTTCGGGAGGTCTGGGCTATACTGATATCGGAAATAAATATGCAGTTACAGGTTTGGCTAGGGATTTCTACCGGCGTATCGGGCAGCACTATGGCAAGTTTGAACAATGGACCTTCGAACCGCATGTAGCCGAAAATTTATTCAAAGACTATGTAAAACGAGCCGGTTACCAGGTAGTATATGAAAACCGTCTGTTTGCTGTGAAGAAAGAAGGGATTGTGATTAAAGAAATCACCCTGGAAAATTCAGTAAATCCATCTGCTGCCACCAACCGGACGATCCGGGCAAAAATCTTTATGGATTGCACTTACGAAGGCGATCTGATGGCAAAAGCAGGAGTGTCTTATACCGTAGGACGGGAAGCCAATAGCCAGTACAACGAAACGTTTAATGGTGTCCAGCTGATGAAAGGCCATCAGTTTCCGGATGGCATTGATCCATATATTGTTCCTGGCAAACCTGAAAGCGGCTTGGTATGGGGAGTAAGCAACCAGCCACTGTTGCCAGCCGGTTCAGGAGATAAAAAAGTACAGGCCTATAATTTCCGCATCTGCCTCACTAACAACAAAGATAATTTGGAGCCCATTACCCAGCCGGAAAACTACGATCCTAAGAAATACGAACTGGTATTGCGCCTGATGGAAAAAACGCCCTGGAAATCTTTGCAAAGCGGTTTTATCTGGAGTTTGATGCCCAATGGAAAAACAGATATTAACAACCGGAATGGCTTTAGTACGGATATGATCGGCATGAACTGGGACTATCCGGAAGCAGATTATGCCACCAGAGCCAAAATCTGGAAAGAACATGTAGCGTATACCAAAGGTTTGCTCTACTTTGTTGGCCACGATCCACGGGTGCCCGAACATATACGTACAGAAATGCTATCCTGGGGCTATCCTAAAGATGAGTATACCGACAATGGTAACTGGACGCACCAGTTATATGTCCGGGAAGCCAGACGGATGGTGGGCGAACTCGTAATGACACAGCACCATTGCCAGGGAAAGGAGGTGGTTACGGATGGGATTGGAATGGCTGCCTACACCATGGATTCACATAATTGCGACCGTATTGTAGTAGATGGCATGGTAAAAAATGAAGGCAATGTAGAAGAAGGCGGATTTGGCCCGTATCCAATTTCGTACCGGGCTATTGTTCCTAAGTCCATTGAATGCACCAACCTGCTGGTACCGGTATGTTTATCTGCTACGCACATTGCCTATGGCTCTATCCGCATGGAGCCTGTATTTATGGTGCTGGGGCAATCTGCGGCTGTGGCAGCCAGTTTAGCCATTGATCAGAAGCAAACCCTGCAAAAAGTTGACATCCAGAAAGTACAGCAGATTCTGAAAGCCAATCCCCTGTCTGATGGCAGTACGCCAGAAATTCTGGTAGATAATGAAGCTAAAGCGAATGTAAAACTCACCGGCAATTGGAAAACAGAAAATAAAGGCGGCTATGGCCCTACTTTCTTTACCGATGATTCGAAAGGCACTGCCGGAAAGTCAATTCAATTTGCTCCGGCTGTAAACCAGGCTGGTTCTTATGCGGCTTACCTATATTTCCCCAAACTGGCAACGGCATCTTCTACCACCCAGGTAAAAGTGTTTGATGGAAAAAATATTAAAACGCTATCTTTCAGTAAAGATGATGTACAGGTAGTCGGGCAAACTTCCGGTGAATGGGTATTTCTGGGAAACTATACCTTGCCCAAAGGAAACAAAGCTTATGTAGAAGTAAGCAACCAAGGGGCAGACGGAGTGGTAGTAGCCGATGCAGTGCTGTTTGTGCCAGTTGAACAGAATTCAGGAAACAAATCAAAATAATAAAACTGACATATGAGAAAAAATACTTGTCCTTTTTTACTGCTTCTGTTAGTAATTAATCTCTGGTCATGTTCCGGCGAACAAAAATCTACCACTGCTACTGAAAATTCAACGGAGTACCAGGCGGATATTATTGTATATGGAGGCACGTCAGCCGCTATTACAGCTGCTGTTCAAGCCATACGCATGGGTAAATCAGTATTGGTGGTTTCGCCAGATACACATCTGGGTGGCTTGTCGTCTGGTGGACTGGGATTTACCGATACCGGCAAAAAAGAAGTAATCGGAGGATTGGCTCGTGAATTTTACCACCGCATTTATCTGCATTACCAGAATGACTCTTCCTGGCAATGGCAAAAGAAGGAGGAATATGGGAACAAAGGCCAGGGAACACCTGCGATAGACGGAACCGAACGTACCATGTGGATTTTTGAGCCGCATGCCGCAGAGAAAGTATTTGAAGATTTTGTAAAGGAGAATAACATTCAGGTATTCCGGGATGAGTGGCTTAACCGGCAGAGCGGGGTAAAAAAAGAAAATGGAAAAATTGTGTCTATACAAACCTTAAGCGGTAAGACCTTCAGCGGAAAAATGTTTATTGATGCTACGTATGAAGGCGACTTAATGGCAGCGGCTGGGGTAAGCTACCATGTAGGCCGGGAAGCCAGTAGTGTATATGGGGAAGAGTGGAATGGCATCCAGGTGGGTGTGCTGCATCATGGCCATCATTTCAAAACCAATATCAGTCCTTACAAAATTCCCAGAGATTCTACCAGTGGCTTACTTCCCCGTATTTCAGCAGAAGATCCAGGAAAAAGGGGAGAAGCTGACAAGAAAGTACAGGCATATTGTTTCCGGATGTGCCTCACCAATCATCCGGATAACCGTATACCCTTTGCCAGACCTGAAGGCTATGATTCTACCCAGTATGAACTGCTGGTGCGGGTGTTTAACGCTGGCTGGCGGGAGTTATTCGATAAATTTGATCCGGTTCCCAACCGGAAAACCGATACCAATAATCATGGGCCTTTCAGTACAGATAACATTGGCATGAACTACGACTATCCAGAGGCTTCTTATGAGCGGAGAAAGGAAATTATTAAGGAACATGAAGTCTACCAGAAGGGTCTAATGTATTTCATGGCTAACGACCCCAGGATTCCGGCTGATGTGCAAAAAGAATTTGCCACCTGGGGTTTACCCAAAGACGAGTTTACCGATAATAGCCACTGGCCTCATCAGATATATGTACGGGAAGCCAGGCGCATGATCGGGGAATTTGTAATGACTGAACATGAAACGCTGGGTAAAAAGCCTGTTCCAAAACCTATTGGCATGGGTTCCTATACCCTGGATTCGCATAATATTCAGCGCTATGTAAAGCCGGATGGCTATGTGCAGAATGAAGGAGATATTGGTGTACACATCGCAGAGCCTTACCAGATTGCCTACGGCTCGCTGGTACCTAAAAAAGAAGAATGTGTAAACTTGTTTGTGCCAGTTTGTGCGTCCAGTTCGC from Rhodocytophaga rosea carries:
- a CDS encoding FAD-dependent oxidoreductase — its product is MMNRILIKKYHLPNLIMLLLSVCILSFPVQAQQTSPTEVDICIYGGTAAGVIAAYTARKMGKTVLLIEPGKNLGGMSSGGLGYTDIGNKYAVTGLARDFYRRIGQHYGKFEQWTFEPHVAENLFKDYVKRAGYQVVYENRLFAVKKEGIVIKEITLENSVNPSAATNRTIRAKIFMDCTYEGDLMAKAGVSYTVGREANSQYNETFNGVQLMKGHQFPDGIDPYIVPGKPESGLVWGVSNQPLLPAGSGDKKVQAYNFRICLTNNKDNLEPITQPENYDPKKYELVLRLMEKTPWKSLQSGFIWSLMPNGKTDINNRNGFSTDMIGMNWDYPEADYATRAKIWKEHVAYTKGLLYFVGHDPRVPEHIRTEMLSWGYPKDEYTDNGNWTHQLYVREARRMVGELVMTQHHCQGKEVVTDGIGMAAYTMDSHNCDRIVVDGMVKNEGNVEEGGFGPYPISYRAIVPKSIECTNLLVPVCLSATHIAYGSIRMEPVFMVLGQSAAVAASLAIDQKQTLQKVDIQKVQQILKANPLSDGSTPEILVDNEAKANVKLTGNWKTENKGGYGPTFFTDDSKGTAGKSIQFAPAVNQAGSYAAYLYFPKLATASSTTQVKVFDGKNIKTLSFSKDDVQVVGQTSGEWVFLGNYTLPKGNKAYVEVSNQGADGVVVADAVLFVPVEQNSGNKSK
- a CDS encoding FAD-dependent oxidoreductase, with translation MRKNTCPFLLLLLVINLWSCSGEQKSTTATENSTEYQADIIVYGGTSAAITAAVQAIRMGKSVLVVSPDTHLGGLSSGGLGFTDTGKKEVIGGLAREFYHRIYLHYQNDSSWQWQKKEEYGNKGQGTPAIDGTERTMWIFEPHAAEKVFEDFVKENNIQVFRDEWLNRQSGVKKENGKIVSIQTLSGKTFSGKMFIDATYEGDLMAAAGVSYHVGREASSVYGEEWNGIQVGVLHHGHHFKTNISPYKIPRDSTSGLLPRISAEDPGKRGEADKKVQAYCFRMCLTNHPDNRIPFARPEGYDSTQYELLVRVFNAGWRELFDKFDPVPNRKTDTNNHGPFSTDNIGMNYDYPEASYERRKEIIKEHEVYQKGLMYFMANDPRIPADVQKEFATWGLPKDEFTDNSHWPHQIYVREARRMIGEFVMTEHETLGKKPVPKPIGMGSYTLDSHNIQRYVKPDGYVQNEGDIGVHIAEPYQIAYGSLVPKKEECVNLFVPVCASSSHIAFGSIRMEPVFMILGQSATTAAVQAIDKGITVQEVNYEQLKAQLIKDKQVVNAPKSAL